A window of Bacteroidia bacterium genomic DNA:
TCTGGGAAACATGGCATATAACAAAAAAGATTTTAAAAATGCCGAAGCATATTACCAGAAATCAGTTTTGTTAAAAGATGAACTTGGCGATAAATGGGGAATTGTAAGCACATACGTAAATCTAGCAGTTCTATATCAACAACAGGAGTCTTACAACAAAGCTATTACTATAATTGAGAAAGCTATTAATTTATCTAAAGAAATTGGATACCGAGACGGCGCCAAAAGTGCATTCTTAGTTTTAGCTGAATTAAATTCAATAATTGGGAATTACAAAGGTGCATATGAAGCGCATACTTATTATGTTTCTTATAAAGACAGTATTTTAAACGAAGAAAACTCTAAAGTACTCTCACAACTTCAGGAACAATTTAATGCAGAAAAAAGAGAAAAAGAAAACCAATTGCTCAAAACACAAAAACAAAAAGACGACCTTAAGATTAAACAACAATCTACACAAATAATCGCTGTAGTTTTTGTTTTGTTATTATTAATAATATTGGCAGGATTTATTTTAAGAGGATACAGACAGAAGAAAAAAGCCAATACATTGTTATCTGCTCAAAACGAAGAAATATCAGAACAAAAAGCAGAAATAGAAAACAAAAACCGTGATATTTTAGCAAGTATAAATTACGCTAAACGAATACAGGAAGCTATTTTACCTCCAGATAAATTAGTTAAAGAAAGTGTCGAAAAATCATTTATTCTTTTTAAACCAAAAGATATTGTTTCGGGAGACTTTTACTGGATGGCTGTTAAACAGGATCTTGTTCTGTTTTCAGTTGTTGATTGTACAGGACATGGAGTTCCCGGAGCTTTTATGAGTATTGTAGGCTACAATAATCTTAATCAGGCTGTAAACGAACAGCATATTTATCAACCAGGGCAAATTTTAGATAAACTCAATGATTTGGTAGAACAAACTTTACACAGTGGCGAAGGAAAAGATGTAAAAGACGGAATGGATGTGGCTTTATGTGCACTTCACACCGATAACAATATACTTGAATTTGCGGGTGCAAATAATCCAGTTTACCTTGTTAGAAATAAAGAAAACAGCTTTATTCATAACAATGTCAAATATGATGCAATTACCGAAAATGAAAAATTTGCTTTGTATGAGATTAAAGCCAACCGTCAGCCAATTGGAGCATATATAAACAGAGAAAAATTCTTAAATCACACCATTCAGCTTATTGAAGGCGATTCTATTTACATTTTCTCTGACGGTTTCCCCGATCAGTTTGGCGGACCAAGCGGAAAGAAATTTAAATACAAACCATTTAAAGAACTATTACTAACAGTTCAGGAATTTGACATGACTACCCAGCGCAAAATGCTCGATAAAACCATTGAAGACTGGAAAGGTGGTTCATACGAACAGGTTGATGATATTTGTGTTATAGGCGTAAGAATTTAATCCCCATGATTAATTATTCTGGAAGGGCTTTTGCTATTATTTCAATTATTGCTGCAAATGTAATTTATGGGTTGAATTATGTTATTGCTAAAGGTGTAATGCCAGATTATTTCTCGCCAAAGGCAATAATTTTTTTTAGAATTACTGGTACAATAGTCCTAACGCTATTATTCTTTTTTCTTTTTATTAAAGAAAAAGTAGAAAAAAAAGATTTTCC
This region includes:
- a CDS encoding tetratricopeptide repeat protein, translating into MIRVFFLLFISSSLFAQISRVDSLQLSLNKSKKDSSAVNLYKLIAEEYVETDIDKSLEYAKQGLTLSQDIGYDKGIGDLSKIIGDILDSQSDFIKSIEYYQISLSVYAKVRNKSGISDVKNSLGRVYEKQGNYNKALENYLSALKIKESIGDKSGIASSMNNIGLIYYYQASYVKAMDYFQKTLKIVDELDNKFGMAMTLNNIGLVYDKQSMFDTATVYFKQSLKIHEQIDNKYGMATSFTNLGNMAYNKKDFKNAEAYYQKSVLLKDELGDKWGIVSTYVNLAVLYQQQESYNKAITIIEKAINLSKEIGYRDGAKSAFLVLAELNSIIGNYKGAYEAHTYYVSYKDSILNEENSKVLSQLQEQFNAEKREKENQLLKTQKQKDDLKIKQQSTQIIAVVFVLLLLIILAGFILRGYRQKKKANTLLSAQNEEISEQKAEIENKNRDILASINYAKRIQEAILPPDKLVKESVEKSFILFKPKDIVSGDFYWMAVKQDLVLFSVVDCTGHGVPGAFMSIVGYNNLNQAVNEQHIYQPGQILDKLNDLVEQTLHSGEGKDVKDGMDVALCALHTDNNILEFAGANNPVYLVRNKENSFIHNNVKYDAITENEKFALYEIKANRQPIGAYINREKFLNHTIQLIEGDSIYIFSDGFPDQFGGPSGKKFKYKPFKELLLTVQEFDMTTQRKMLDKTIEDWKGGSYEQVDDICVIGVRI